From the Manihot esculenta cultivar AM560-2 chromosome 14, M.esculenta_v8, whole genome shotgun sequence genome, the window AGATTTTACAAAGAGAAATGCAACTTCATATTAGCTGCTTTCCATCAATCAGTAATCACTTGCCTGATATGGCAGGATTGGGAGTTTTAGAACCCTTAAATTAACAAATGGACAAAAATTAAACCAGAAATCGTTATCATATTCAGACCAACAAATTGATTGATTATGGTTGGGCCAACAATTTGCTCTGTTTTCAGAAGCCAAGCCATAGGTGGAAACAAATTGATGGATAagtgtaaaatatttttcattgattCATTTATTcagaatttttgtaaaattaaagtAGGAATTGCAAAGACTTTTTTCTAAAGCATGGATAGCAACACTGCAGAAATAATGCAACTAATCTCCTTAAAATAAAGACTATTTGGACTGAGAAAGCTTAGTTGGAAAAAAAAAGCAAGAGATTTAAGCAAATTCAATGTTGGGTGTAAATATAGCATTTCAAACACACATTTTACATCGCTGCTTGAGATTCAATCTCGAGGTCAATTGAAagtacagaaaaagaaaaaacttgcAGAATACTTTCAAGCTGAATTCATCTGCGTAAGCTACAAAATCTAAATTGGGATAAAACTACAAGATTgtctattataaaataatagcaATTCTCTATACTCACCTCAATGAAGTAAAACCATACTCGTCGCCAGTACGGATTTATGTATAGAACTGCAGCTATTGTCAACAACACCACACTGTAAGCTACCCCAAAACTTATGTAGAAAACACCCATGTCCATGAAGCCATTGCTTTCCTCATTCTCAATTGAAGTTCTTGATTTTGATGGAGGTGATACCATTTCAGTACAATTTCTTGGCAGTGGCCATCCACAGAGAAAAGGATTTCCTCGATAACTGCTTTCATCAAATGTCCCAAATTGTGCAACCTTGTCAAGTGTCCTGccagataaattattatatgacACATTGAAAACTTCCAAAAAATTTAACTCAGTAAGCTGAGGAGGGATGTTCCCTTCCAAGTTGTTGTATGACAGATCTAAGCTCTCAATTTGGCGCAAGTTGGAAAAGGATGCTGGGATTTTTCCTGTCAAACTGTTGTGAGACAAATTTAGTACATGGATCTCATTGAGGTACCCAATTTCAATAGGAATTTGGCCTGTCAAATGATTGCATGAGAGATCAATTCCAGAGATGTAAGATAGCATTCTTCCTTGGTAAGAATAGGATATACTCTTTGTTGTAAATTCCAAAGGTTTATCCATAGAAGCATTATATGGATTAGGCAGCATTCTTCCTAGCTGCCTATATGTTTGGCTTGTAGATCTTAGGCAAGGGAGAATAGAATCAAAAAGATGATTATGAGAAAGATCAAGCAAACTTAATTGAGTCAAGTTGCACAATTGAACTGGGATTTCCCCATCAATATAGTTATGCCCCAAGATTAGGTAGCTCAATCGAGAAAATTTTCCAATCCATGATGGAATGCTTCCAGTCATATGATTATGGCCCAAATCTAACACAATTAACTCAGAGCAACCATAAAATGCATCCTCCAATGACCCTTGTAGCCCATTTCTAGACAAATAAATCTCTTGTATATTTGAAGGGCAAAAGTTAGATGGTAGACTTCCTGAGATATTATTCATTGAAAGATCCAAAACGCGAAGAAAGTACATGTTCCCCAGCCACCTTGGGATCCTACCATATAAGTTGTTATGACTAAGATCCAACACTCGTAAAAAGGAGCTGTTAGACAAGCTATGTGGAATGCTGCCAGTGAATTGATTGCCATCCAATTGCAACTCATACAGAAACCTTAAGTTAGAGGTTTCAGAAAATATTTGGCCTTGCAAACTGTTGTTTGAAAGTATGAGTTCTTGCAATGAGACACAACCAATGGTTAAATCCTCTGGTATAGTACCTGACAATCTATTGTTGGATAAGTCTAAAAGTTCCAACAAGCTCATATTTCCAAATGAAGAAGGAATGCTACCACTGAAACCATTTCCCGACATGTTTAGACGCCACAATTTTGGCAGATATGTTCCTATCTCTGGTGTGATGAAGCCTTGGAAGAAATTGTCTGATATATCCAACTCTGACAAATTCATATGGGAATGAATTGGTAATTTCAGAGGTCCTGAGAGAGAGTTGTTGATTAAGTAAAGACTTTCCAATTTGGTGTTGTTTTGTAACAACCAATATGGAAACCCTTCACTCATTTGAATGTGCGACAGATCAATAAATTGTAGGTCATGCTGGTGATAGAGAAATTTGGGGAATGCTCCACCATATCCACCACTAGATAATATAAGGTCCTCCAATTGAAATCTTGGGTTCAAGTACTGATCATTTGTTTCTGCAAATATTTTGTTACCCCAACTTTCCACgtacttgagttttgaatggttgAAAAATGGACTTAATGAGATTGGGATTTGAAAAAAATTGTCTGAAACTGATAGATATTCAAGGTTTGTTAAACCTTCAAGTGGAGATGAAGAAATGTTTCCAATAAAGTGATTGGAAGAGAGGTCTAATTGTTGAAGAGAAGTCAAATTTGCTAGACACAAAGGTAAGTTACCACTGAAATCGTTGTAAATAATGTCTAACTTTTGAAGATGCTTCAATTTGCAAATAcctgaaaattattaattttaaattttattttagctaaAGTTTATGATTAAAGTGAAAGAGATCTCAAATAGGAAGAAAATGCATTTGTTTTACTTTGGCTCACAGGTATGATGCCACTAGGTCCACAGCCGTACATTGATAATGTTTCAAGGGAAGAAAgtgcttcaaaactttggagAAAGTTTTCATCCACAGAAGAGCTATCTAGACATAATTCTTTCAAATTGGTGAGATTAGAACCTGTTTAAAAaggataaataaatattaattaatttttaatgaatgaAAAGCAGTAATTATAAGCATAACTACAAAAAATACCAACCTTGAGCAAATCTTATCCCTTTTAAATCACTCCGGCTTATATATAGGGTCTCCAGATTGGTGAATGCTCCCAATGGCTCTAATAGCATGCTGCTTCCATTTATAGTTAGAGAAAGCGATCTTAAATTTCTCAAGCTTCTCATTTCTACAAGTAACAAAACagtaaaaaataatacaattttcactaaatatattcaatatttatttatgattcttaaaaaaaaatttaatattctagtggttcaattattattatttccaaATCTAATGGTTCAATTATGGTCTAGATttaaaacaaattttaaaaattaacagaaGAATAATGTGGTAAATCCGTAAGTAATGTTGAACTCATCATTTCTATTAActttattatgaaaataattgtttaaaaaagtataatataaaacataaaaataataatattaactaaTCATCTCCTATTTTGTTCACTAATTCAtccattaaaatttactaatttcaatttttttttttctaagtctAATAGTTTATGAAAGTCACCaaataatttaaacattattcataggactttttctttttcaattttaaaatttaaaatttaaatagtctaatatataattttaatcgcataaatagagataaataaatataataatcactttttaaataaataaatatatttttattttccttttaatcAATTGTTTTGTTTAACTTTAAAtagaataatttgaattaaaaatctcataattatagagataatattatataaattaaaatgtattgatatgaaaaattgtatttttatatgatattataattacaatattaaaaCAATGTAATAAGACACTATACGTAAAAGCaaaaaattagttatttttattaagacaatgtaatttaattatttattttattaattacttttttataatttcattaataaattttatcactattttttatttttttatattgaaatatAGATGAATAGCAGTTGATGAGAAAAACAAAATTGAGAGCAACattataaaaatacataatttgtgtgttttaatttctataatatctTAAATGAACAAGTATTATGCTTAATATTCAATAAATAGCACTACTTTGCCATTTGGCTTATGAAAGTTTttgttttaaattgaaaaaaaatttgtaaTTCATTTGTggtttcaatatatttttatctattagattttaataatttttaagtattattataTGTCTAACtgaatatcaattttaaatttaaagtattaagaaatagattaattaataccTTTTGTACCGATAAATTTTGTAATATTGTTTCCAAccaaactcagcaactctaAATTACTCATGGTATCCAATTCtgattagtaaaaaaaaaacacataattaaaacaataattataaatatgataattcaattaattagtAGTTTaatgagaaagagaaaaaaaatatctcTAACCTTTTAAATCAAAAGGTCCTTCAAATTGATTATAATCCATCCTTAGAGTTGTAAGAAAGGAGAGACTCCTAAGAGATGATAAAACGTCATTTCCAAAGTTATTGAAACTCATGTCTAGAGATTTTAGATTGCTCATATTTGATAAGTTTTCACCACCTGCACATGTATAAAAACTCTTTgtgcattaatttttttattttacttattttaaaaaataaaataaaatattatgaatgAATAATTATACCTATTATTCATTATGAAAATAATTGCTTAAGAAACTataatataaaacataaaaataataatccattaaattttactaatttcaattttttttttctaaacagTTTATGAAAGCCACTAAATAATTTCAACATTACTCATAtgactctttttcttttttaaatttaaattaagttcaaaatttaaatattttaatatataattttaatcgcataaataaaaatatataaatataataatcacTTTTTAACAATACACtatgattatataaaaataaattaaataataagtgaataatttattctataaatattttaaaaataaaaaatgaatatacttaaattttaaaaatttaaagattgaaAAAGAATAGTGAAATTGTTGTAAAAATAGTATTTCAGAttgcaattttatttataaaagaattgttattaaattttaaaatttttataatatttaatttatctcaATATCAAAATATATTGAATCATTaccataatatatttttattttctttttaatcaatTGTTTTGTTTAACTTTAACtagaataatttgaattaaaaatttcataattatagagataatattattaaattaaaaggtATTGATATGAAAAATTGTATTTTAATATGACATtataattacaatattaaaaCAGTGTAATAAGACACTATATGTAAAAGCAAAAAATTagttctaaaatttatttagtaatt encodes:
- the LOC110607870 gene encoding receptor-like protein 1, with protein sequence MRSLRNLRSLSLTINGSSMLLEPLGAFTNLETLYISRSDLKGIRFAQGSNLTNLKELCLDSSSVDENFLQSFEALSSLETLSMYGCGPSGIIPVSQSICKLKHLQKLDIIYNDFSGNLPLCLANLTSLQQLDLSSNHFIGNISSSPLEGLTNLEYLSVSDNFFQIPISLSPFFNHSKLKYVESWGNKIFAETNDQYLNPRFQLEDLILSSGGYGGAFPKFLYHQHDLQFIDLSHIQMSEGFPYWLLQNNTKLESLYLINNSLSGPLKLPIHSHMNLSELDISDNFFQGFITPEIGTYLPKLWRLNMSGNGFSGSIPSSFGNMSLLELLDLSNNRLSGTIPEDLTIGCVSLQELILSNNSLQGQIFSETSNLRFLYELQLDGNQFTGSIPHSLSNSSFLRVLDLSHNNLYGRIPRWLGNMYFLRVLDLSMNNISGSLPSNFCPSNIQEIYLSRNGLQGSLEDAFYGCSELIVLDLGHNHMTGSIPSWIGKFSRLSYLILGHNYIDGEIPVQLCNLTQLSLLDLSHNHLFDSILPCLRSTSQTYRQLGRMLPNPYNASMDKPLEFTTKSISYSYQGRMLSYISGIDLSCNHLTGQIPIEIGYLNEIHVLNLSHNSLTGKIPASFSNLRQIESLDLSYNNLEGNIPPQLTELNFLEVFNVSYNNLSGRTLDKVAQFGTFDESSYRGNPFLCGWPLPRNCTEMVSPPSKSRTSIENEESNGFMDMGVFYISFGVAYSVVLLTIAAVLYINPYWRRVWFYFIEVSIENCYYFIIDNLVVLSQFRFCSLRR